In Archangium violaceum, the following are encoded in one genomic region:
- the tmk gene encoding dTMP kinase, with translation MLIVFEGIDGSGKTTLSNRVARELRRAGLRVRHVREDGKLASPVSEGLRLFTKNPRNLALTPMAELLLYTARETQLLEEVTRPALAEYEIVIADRFLYTAEVLARWGRGLPEHEVRPVLDACARGLRPDHVFLIDVDPAIARARRRISKLLAPPQGASSRKGLAGVGMQARLRAGYRALAAESPEQWSLIENADVPLDTLVALLVQHVLHLKSGEPLMSLPTRARPAPSIHSLAEARARFLARVDAWMDEEPQLAAWFLSGLEGPDIEERQTRLAGRFPEVIAYGLSGLTDAHAWNLRGQLEEAAPVQVLGSLKELAAETPEAWALRERWETRKPEAVADSLSGLDSEKAWALRERLYFAAAEQVVTSLAGLGSERAWKERGRWLSDMGGEAALGLERVARTACRSIRGLDDARAWDWRERAWEAAPDAVLRTLDGIDGERAWEMREQHVARAPRAVLGTLNGLDHPRAWALRESFGVQCEEALDSFVGLEGATAWKLRTALADTWPAATVKSLGPLLAMTPRGRALIERLLESHPHDFALLRQAARAAADHTQELRNASA, from the coding sequence ATGTTGATCGTATTCGAAGGAATCGATGGCTCTGGCAAGACGACGCTGTCCAACCGCGTGGCGCGCGAGCTGCGCCGGGCGGGGCTGCGCGTGCGTCACGTCCGCGAGGACGGCAAGCTGGCTTCCCCGGTATCCGAGGGGCTGCGGCTCTTCACCAAGAACCCCCGCAACCTCGCGCTCACCCCCATGGCCGAGCTGCTGCTCTACACCGCTCGCGAGACGCAGTTGCTGGAGGAGGTGACGCGCCCCGCGCTGGCCGAGTACGAGATCGTCATCGCGGACCGCTTCCTCTACACCGCGGAGGTGCTCGCCCGCTGGGGGCGGGGGCTCCCGGAGCACGAGGTGCGGCCCGTCCTGGACGCCTGCGCCCGGGGCCTGCGGCCGGACCACGTCTTCCTCATCGACGTGGACCCGGCGATCGCCCGCGCCCGCCGCCGCATCTCCAAGCTGCTCGCGCCACCGCAGGGTGCCTCCTCCCGGAAGGGACTGGCCGGCGTGGGAATGCAGGCACGGCTGCGCGCGGGTTACCGGGCCCTCGCGGCGGAGTCCCCCGAGCAGTGGAGCCTCATCGAGAACGCGGACGTGCCACTCGACACGCTCGTGGCCCTGCTGGTGCAGCACGTGCTGCACCTCAAGAGCGGCGAGCCCCTCATGTCCCTTCCCACGCGCGCCCGTCCGGCGCCGTCCATCCACTCGCTGGCGGAGGCCCGTGCGCGCTTCCTCGCGCGGGTGGATGCCTGGATGGACGAGGAGCCGCAGCTCGCGGCCTGGTTCCTCTCGGGCCTGGAGGGTCCGGACATCGAGGAGCGCCAGACGCGCCTGGCCGGGCGGTTCCCCGAGGTCATCGCCTACGGCCTGTCCGGGCTCACGGACGCGCACGCGTGGAACCTGCGCGGGCAGCTGGAGGAAGCGGCGCCGGTGCAGGTGCTCGGCTCGCTGAAGGAGCTGGCCGCGGAGACGCCGGAGGCCTGGGCGCTGCGCGAGCGGTGGGAGACGCGCAAGCCCGAGGCCGTCGCGGACTCCCTGTCGGGGCTCGACTCGGAGAAGGCCTGGGCGCTGCGCGAGCGCCTCTACTTCGCCGCGGCGGAGCAGGTGGTCACCTCGCTGGCGGGGCTCGGGAGCGAGCGCGCCTGGAAGGAGCGGGGGCGCTGGCTGTCGGACATGGGCGGGGAGGCGGCGCTCGGCCTGGAGCGGGTGGCGCGCACCGCGTGCCGTTCCATCCGGGGACTCGATGACGCGCGGGCCTGGGACTGGCGCGAGCGCGCCTGGGAGGCGGCACCGGATGCCGTGCTGCGCACGCTGGACGGAATCGACGGCGAGCGCGCCTGGGAGATGCGCGAGCAGCACGTGGCGCGCGCTCCCCGGGCGGTGCTCGGAACCCTGAATGGCCTGGACCATCCCCGCGCCTGGGCGCTGCGCGAGTCCTTCGGCGTGCAGTGCGAGGAAGCGCTGGACTCGTTCGTGGGCCTGGAGGGCGCCACGGCGTGGAAGCTGCGCACGGCGCTGGCGGACACCTGGCCCGCCGCCACGGTGAAGAGCCTGGGTCCCCTGCTGGCCATGACCCCCCGGGGACGGGCGCTCATCGAGCGATTGCTGGAGAGCCACCCCCATGATTTCGCACTGCTGCGCCAGGCTGCCCGGGCCGCGGCGGACCACACCCAGGAGTTACGCAATGCCTCCGCCTGA
- a CDS encoding porin yields MYSPHHPPARRSRSTGWLTLAAMLLVSSARAQEAEPQEAPVAPEAPPAAPEEAPPTEQENEGSIQLPSAFGSVQVGGRLSVREAIDAKGEEALAGKLSLPAARIELTYQWKKRLRAVVEFDVSDGLKDAYAWLKLSKGFSLRAGQFKVPLSLVELESTSRLPLVRRGLGRDVLSDGLGLTGRRLGAQLEWKCTGCDRELKLRAGVWQSAENEDVALENGLGLIPAIRGTWAVLDTLELGASAQVQPPGTSTSDTWSNWTAGFDARHALPIGQGELRTWAEVLVGRSDLLIGAEGPLLTARALTAWRIGSGSKGALYVEPFVMLSALDPDLQLQKDLLWEAAGGLNFGQWRRWRLQAQVESRRAEASVPATLKALDKSLTERRALMLQMEVSF; encoded by the coding sequence GTGTACAGCCCTCATCATCCCCCCGCCCGCCGCAGCCGCTCCACCGGGTGGCTCACCCTCGCCGCGATGCTCCTCGTGTCCTCCGCCCGGGCACAGGAAGCCGAACCCCAGGAAGCCCCCGTGGCTCCCGAGGCTCCCCCAGCGGCCCCCGAGGAGGCCCCTCCGACCGAACAGGAGAACGAGGGGAGCATCCAACTGCCCTCCGCGTTCGGCTCGGTGCAGGTGGGTGGCCGGCTCTCCGTCCGCGAGGCGATCGACGCCAAGGGCGAGGAGGCCCTGGCCGGGAAGCTCTCCCTTCCCGCCGCGCGCATCGAGCTCACCTATCAATGGAAGAAGCGCCTGCGGGCCGTGGTGGAGTTCGACGTCTCGGACGGCCTGAAGGACGCCTACGCCTGGCTGAAGCTCTCCAAGGGGTTCTCCCTCCGGGCCGGCCAGTTCAAGGTGCCCCTGTCGCTCGTGGAGCTCGAGTCCACGTCGAGGCTCCCGCTCGTGCGCCGGGGCCTGGGGCGGGATGTGCTGTCCGACGGGCTGGGGCTCACCGGCCGCCGGCTCGGCGCGCAGCTCGAGTGGAAGTGCACCGGCTGTGACCGGGAGCTGAAACTGCGGGCCGGGGTATGGCAGTCCGCCGAGAACGAGGACGTCGCCCTGGAGAACGGGCTCGGTCTCATCCCGGCGATCCGCGGCACGTGGGCGGTGCTGGACACGCTCGAGCTGGGCGCCTCCGCGCAGGTGCAACCGCCCGGGACGAGCACGAGCGACACGTGGTCCAACTGGACGGCGGGGTTCGACGCGAGGCACGCGCTGCCCATCGGCCAGGGAGAGCTGCGCACCTGGGCCGAGGTGCTCGTGGGGCGCTCGGACCTGCTCATCGGCGCCGAGGGACCGCTGCTCACGGCGCGGGCCCTGACCGCCTGGCGCATCGGGAGCGGCTCGAAGGGAGCGCTGTACGTCGAGCCCTTCGTGATGCTGTCGGCGCTCGACCCGGACCTCCAGCTCCAGAAGGACCTGCTCTGGGAGGCGGCGGGAGGACTCAATTTCGGCCAGTGGAGGCGCTGGCGGTTGCAGGCGCAGGTGGAGAGCCGCCGCGCGGAGGCCTCCGTGCCGGCGACGCTCAAGGCCCTCGACAAGAGCCTCACCGAGAGGCGGGCGCTGATGCTGCAGATGGAGGTGAGCTTCTGA
- a CDS encoding VTC domain-containing protein encodes MSSSAPELDHERKFQPSREALEAFLKDIRSWTTPCVYDSGLPFAFTRTTYFDTDGLDFLDSCRAGHAQRLRLREYAGTADLALPPVLSGARFLELKKNTGARRSKVRVSLSADEAAALLSGGLPPEGSAAAQLLRQLPHAPVRPWVTAWYRRGTHRTHDAGVRITVDEDLVFALPPERSSLGEPATPSRLLERAPAILLEVKWRGSTPSWLEGLFWRLEPFETRGSKFEQGMRARLASTSSTQ; translated from the coding sequence ATGTCGTCCTCCGCACCGGAGCTGGATCACGAAAGGAAGTTCCAACCCTCGCGCGAGGCGCTGGAAGCATTCCTGAAGGACATCCGGAGCTGGACGACGCCCTGCGTGTACGACTCCGGTCTTCCGTTCGCCTTCACGCGGACGACCTACTTCGATACCGATGGATTGGACTTCCTGGACTCGTGCCGGGCCGGGCACGCACAACGGCTGCGGCTCCGGGAGTACGCGGGAACGGCGGACCTCGCCCTCCCGCCCGTGCTGTCCGGAGCCCGGTTCCTCGAGCTGAAGAAGAACACCGGGGCACGGCGCTCCAAGGTCCGTGTCTCCCTCTCCGCGGACGAAGCGGCGGCGCTGCTCTCGGGTGGGCTCCCGCCCGAGGGGAGCGCGGCGGCCCAGCTCCTGCGACAGCTGCCCCACGCCCCGGTGAGACCCTGGGTCACGGCCTGGTACCGCCGCGGCACGCACAGGACCCACGATGCCGGCGTGCGCATCACCGTGGACGAGGATCTCGTCTTCGCGCTCCCACCGGAGCGGAGCTCCCTGGGCGAACCGGCAACCCCCTCGAGGCTGCTGGAGCGCGCCCCCGCCATCCTGCTGGAAGTGAAGTGGCGGGGAAGCACCCCCTCCTGGCTGGAGGGGCTGTTCTGGCGGCTGGAGCCCTTCGAGACCCGCGGCTCGAAGTTCGAACAAGGCATGCGCGCGCGCCTCGCCAGCACGTCCTCCACGCAGTGA
- a CDS encoding CotH kinase family protein produces the protein MQGSTRLGALATLAFAFTTACGGVERPEGWSEESHGKNAAPAYDVVFAQDKVQRIDLVIAPEDWKTMQDDMTAMLGEFGTGGGMGPGGGGGGGGSPDGGGGMTFPPELVQPCEGKALGDTCTATYQGSTFTSTCTQTPAGPQLLCRPPRGGGGPGGGTPDGGGVPGGGGPGGGGGGDIIPNTPVYVPSTVHFNGKSWNYVGVRMKGNSSLSQTWRSGVGKLPLRFNFDKFEDEHPEIEDQRFYGFTKLSLGNGAADTSLMRDKVATDVFRELGVPAGHTSFVALYVDHGEGSQYWGLYTLNEDPAESLLDRTFGGHKGALYEADGPGARLAAFDQESFEIQENEELGWAPVEETIAVLNSDRTDAAAWRARLEEKLNVDGFLKWLAVNTVLQNWDAYGAMSHNYYLYADPNQGGRLQWITWDHDRAMSSGMGRATSLTQDTVDANWPLIRFLMDDPIYRATYQKYALEAVQGPVAPDSLQARMRAAHELITPWVVGENAEQPGYTFVSNAQAFEDAFSGTSGLLSFAARRQNEVRAAFGTTP, from the coding sequence ATGCAAGGAAGTACGCGTCTAGGAGCACTCGCCACGCTCGCCTTCGCCTTCACCACCGCATGTGGTGGCGTCGAGCGGCCCGAAGGCTGGAGCGAGGAGTCTCACGGCAAGAACGCCGCCCCCGCCTACGACGTCGTCTTCGCCCAGGACAAGGTGCAGCGGATCGACCTCGTCATCGCTCCAGAGGACTGGAAGACGATGCAGGACGACATGACCGCCATGCTGGGCGAGTTCGGAACCGGCGGGGGGATGGGCCCTGGCGGCGGTGGTGGCGGTGGCGGCAGCCCCGACGGCGGCGGTGGCATGACGTTCCCGCCCGAGCTCGTGCAGCCCTGTGAGGGCAAGGCGTTGGGCGACACCTGCACCGCCACCTACCAGGGCAGCACCTTCACCAGCACCTGCACCCAGACGCCAGCTGGCCCTCAGCTCCTGTGCCGGCCCCCACGAGGTGGAGGTGGACCGGGTGGCGGCACACCGGATGGCGGTGGCGTTCCGGGCGGCGGCGGACCCGGTGGAGGCGGTGGCGGGGACATCATCCCCAACACGCCCGTGTACGTGCCCTCGACGGTGCACTTCAACGGCAAGAGCTGGAACTACGTGGGCGTGCGCATGAAGGGCAACTCCTCGCTGTCGCAGACGTGGCGCAGCGGGGTGGGCAAGCTGCCGCTGCGGTTCAACTTCGACAAGTTCGAGGACGAGCACCCGGAGATCGAGGATCAGCGCTTCTACGGCTTCACCAAGCTGTCCCTGGGCAACGGCGCGGCAGACACGTCGCTGATGCGCGACAAGGTGGCCACGGACGTCTTCCGCGAGCTGGGAGTGCCGGCCGGGCACACCTCCTTCGTCGCCCTGTACGTGGACCACGGAGAGGGCTCCCAGTACTGGGGCCTCTACACGCTCAACGAAGACCCGGCGGAGTCGCTGCTCGACCGCACCTTCGGTGGCCACAAGGGAGCGCTCTACGAGGCGGATGGCCCGGGCGCGCGCCTGGCGGCGTTCGATCAGGAGTCCTTCGAGATTCAAGAGAACGAGGAGCTGGGCTGGGCACCCGTGGAGGAGACCATCGCCGTGCTCAACTCCGACCGCACCGACGCGGCGGCCTGGCGCGCACGCCTCGAGGAGAAGCTCAACGTCGATGGCTTCCTGAAGTGGCTCGCGGTCAACACCGTGCTGCAGAACTGGGACGCCTACGGCGCCATGTCCCACAACTACTACCTGTATGCCGATCCGAACCAGGGCGGGCGCCTGCAATGGATTACCTGGGACCATGACCGGGCCATGAGCAGCGGCATGGGACGGGCGACGTCGCTGACGCAGGACACCGTGGACGCGAACTGGCCGCTCATCCGCTTCCTGATGGATGACCCCATCTACCGGGCGACCTATCAGAAGTATGCGCTGGAGGCGGTGCAGGGCCCGGTCGCCCCGGACTCGCTGCAGGCCCGGATGCGCGCGGCGCATGAGCTCATCACCCCCTGGGTGGTGGGCGAGAACGCGGAGCAGCCGGGCTACACCTTCGTGAGCAACGCCCAGGCATTCGAGGACGCGTTCAGCGGCACGAGCGGCCTGCTGAGCTTCGCGGCCAGGCGTCAGAACGAGGTCCGGGCCGCTTTCGGAACGACCCCATGA
- a CDS encoding sensor histidine kinase, whose product MNIRRPRFPSRLLWRIYLVGIAQLLLVSFALATLHRYTREDSFRESLERSTTYNVSEWASLRDRPEELQGALDRVRQRLGMKVTMRTLDGRVLTANTSRPLPPLSAEDLQRLETERVVRRAKGPPPVMYVAIPETGPMEAYAMVEHPPPPQPPPSPVMPIVLALGCTAITSLVFARSLALPLQRLAKVARTFGAGMLDVRTGLRRRDEMGQVAEAFDEMAERITLLLRSQKELLANVSHELRTPLARIRVALDLASEGDSTLARESLSDIAEDLSELERLVSDVLTAARLDLATGQTPGATPPLRREHVEAQTLVDKAAARFRSARPEHRLEVHVDGTLPVLEADPVLLRRAIDNLLDNAGKYSEPHSTVRLHARPLEHGLQVEVRDEGIGIDASDLPHLFTPFFRSDRSRARKTGGVGLGLVLARRIVVAHGGTLILESQPSLGTTARITLPAAP is encoded by the coding sequence TTGAACATCCGGCGTCCCCGCTTCCCCAGCCGCCTGCTGTGGCGCATCTACCTGGTGGGCATCGCCCAGCTCCTGCTCGTCTCCTTCGCGCTCGCCACCCTCCACCGCTACACACGGGAAGACTCGTTTCGCGAGTCCCTCGAGCGCTCCACCACCTACAACGTCTCCGAGTGGGCCTCGCTCCGGGATAGACCCGAGGAGCTCCAGGGAGCACTGGACCGGGTTCGCCAACGGCTCGGCATGAAGGTGACGATGCGAACCCTCGACGGCCGCGTCCTCACCGCCAATACCTCGCGTCCACTCCCTCCCCTCTCCGCCGAGGACCTCCAACGGCTCGAGACCGAGCGCGTGGTGAGACGCGCCAAAGGTCCGCCCCCCGTCATGTACGTGGCCATTCCCGAAACCGGTCCGATGGAGGCCTACGCCATGGTGGAGCACCCACCACCCCCCCAACCTCCCCCCAGCCCCGTGATGCCCATCGTCCTGGCGCTCGGGTGCACGGCCATCACCTCGCTCGTCTTCGCTCGCAGCCTCGCCCTGCCCCTGCAGCGGCTGGCCAAGGTGGCTCGCACCTTCGGTGCCGGCATGCTCGACGTGCGCACCGGCCTGCGCCGCCGCGACGAGATGGGCCAGGTGGCCGAGGCCTTCGACGAGATGGCCGAACGCATCACCCTCCTGCTGCGCTCCCAGAAGGAGCTGCTGGCCAACGTCTCCCACGAGCTGCGCACGCCCCTGGCCCGCATCCGCGTCGCCCTGGACCTGGCCAGCGAGGGGGACTCCACCCTGGCCCGTGAGTCCCTCTCCGACATCGCCGAGGACCTCTCCGAGCTGGAGCGCCTGGTCTCCGACGTCCTCACCGCCGCTCGCCTCGACCTGGCCACCGGGCAGACTCCCGGTGCCACCCCGCCCCTGCGCCGCGAGCACGTGGAGGCCCAGACGCTGGTGGACAAGGCCGCCGCGCGCTTCCGCTCCGCCCGGCCCGAGCACCGGCTGGAAGTGCACGTGGACGGCACCCTGCCCGTGCTGGAGGCCGACCCGGTGCTGTTGCGCCGGGCCATCGACAACCTGCTGGACAACGCCGGCAAGTACTCCGAGCCCCACTCTACCGTGCGGCTGCATGCCCGTCCCTTGGAGCATGGCCTCCAGGTGGAGGTGCGTGACGAGGGCATCGGCATCGACGCGAGCGACCTGCCCCACCTCTTCACCCCCTTCTTCCGCAGTGACCGCAGCCGCGCGCGGAAGACGGGGGGCGTGGGGCTGGGACTCGTCCTCGCCCGCCGCATCGTCGTCGCCCATGGCGGCACTCTCATCCTGGAGAGCCAGCCCAGCCTGGGAACGACGGCCCGCATCACCCTCCCCGCCGCCCCCTGA
- a CDS encoding response regulator transcription factor, producing MDQTTQATTDEGIIQVLLVEDDERLARLTSRYLQEHGILVTIAGTGPDGLTEASRHAYDVILLDLMLPGRDGMEICRELRTRSDVPIIIVTARGEEADRVLGLETGADDYLSKPYSSRELLARIRAQVRRSRGRVGPSSQPIQVGKLAMDPRGLRATLDGRVLPLTTYEFALLRVLAERAGRVLSREQLLDLVKGNADEVFDRSVDVHIFRIRQKIEEDPRNPRLLKTVRGAGYMLATGDEP from the coding sequence ATGGACCAGACGACACAGGCCACCACGGACGAGGGCATCATCCAGGTGCTGCTGGTGGAGGACGACGAGCGCCTGGCCCGTCTCACCAGCCGCTACCTCCAGGAGCACGGCATCCTCGTCACCATCGCCGGCACCGGCCCCGACGGCCTCACCGAGGCCAGCCGCCACGCCTATGACGTCATCCTCCTGGACCTCATGCTCCCGGGGCGAGACGGCATGGAGATCTGCCGCGAGCTGCGCACGCGCAGCGATGTCCCCATCATCATCGTGACCGCCCGCGGTGAGGAGGCCGACCGCGTGCTCGGCCTGGAGACCGGTGCCGACGACTACCTCTCCAAGCCCTACTCCTCCCGCGAGCTGCTCGCGCGCATCCGCGCCCAGGTGCGCCGCTCCCGCGGTCGCGTCGGGCCCTCCTCCCAGCCCATCCAGGTCGGCAAGCTGGCGATGGATCCGCGCGGCCTGCGCGCCACGCTCGACGGCAGGGTCCTCCCCCTCACCACGTACGAGTTCGCCCTGCTGCGCGTCCTGGCCGAGCGCGCCGGCCGCGTCCTCAGCCGCGAGCAGCTCCTCGACCTCGTCAAGGGCAACGCCGATGAGGTCTTCGACCGCTCCGTCGACGTCCACATCTTCCGCATCCGCCAGAAGATAGAAGAGGACCCGCGCAACCCCAGGCTCCTCAAGACCGTGCGCGGCGCGGGCTACATGCTCGCCACCGGGGACGAGCCTTGA